From the genome of Elusimicrobiaceae bacterium:
TGTCGGCAAGTATCGAAAAAGCAAAACGGTCAGCGAGAGCGCCGCATTTTTCGCCATGGTGCCGTATGCCAGAAAAGCAAAATCTGTCACGGCGATGTTCATGCGGTTGTAATGCTGGTTTATACCGCAAGTATCGAAAAAGCAAAACCGGACTGCTCTGCCTGTTGTCGGCTTCGGAAATTCCGTTCCGGCAATACCGAGAAAGCGAAGCCGGGCCCCTGCGTTTTAAAAGTGAGTTTTAAAAAATTGAAAACGGCCGGCAACTGCTGCGGGAATTTTCAGACCGGGAAACTGTATTTTACGGTTTACTGCGGTTCGCTTCCCTGGCGGGCGCGTTGAAATACAGTTTTGCTCGGCAAGCCGCCGTTGCGCAGGGCCGCGCGACCGGGCTGAAAACTTGCGAAACCCGCGGGTTCAGGAGGCGGGCCGGCGCAATTCCTGCCGCCAGAATTTTAAAATCGCCAGAATTCCTTTTACGGCATCGCGCCCGTTTATTTTTTTGCCTTCGGCGCGCGAGCGGCAATGGTAGACGATCGGCACTTCGGCAAACCGGCATTTGCGCATCGCGGACTTGACGGAAAATTCCGCTTCGATTTCAAACCCGGATGACCGCATGTCAAAACTTTTCAGAAGGCCGGTGCGGAACGCTTTGTAGCAGGTATAGGAATCGGTAAAATCGCCGCCGCACAGCAGATTCGTCAGCCAGGTAAGCGTTTTGTTGCCGAGCAGATAGATGACGCTGTAGGTTTCCGACTTGTGCGACAGGAATCTCGACCCGTACACCACGTCGGCTCGGCCTTCCTCGATCAGCCGGCACATCGGAGGCAGCTGGGCGGGATCGTATTCCAGGTCCGCGTCCTGTATGACGGTTATTTCGCCTTCCGCCGCCCGGATGCCTGTGATAAGCGCCGCGCCTTTGCCCTGATTGGTCTGATGCGACAGTACGGTTTTCAAAAAAGGATAGCGGTTCTCCGCCAGCGCGGCGCGGGCCCATTCAAGGGTGCCGTCGCGCGAGGCGTCATCTATGAAAACCACTTCAAAATCAAAATCTTTCAGCTCGCTCAGCCGGTCAAACACGGCGGCGATGGTTTTAATTTCGTTGTACGCGGGGATAAGGACGGTGGTTTTCATGTCTGGAGTCAGCCGGACAGGCGTATTTTCAG
Proteins encoded in this window:
- a CDS encoding glycosyltransferase family 2 protein codes for the protein MKTTVLIPAYNEIKTIAAVFDRLSELKDFDFEVVFIDDASRDGTLEWARAALAENRYPFLKTVLSHQTNQGKGAALITGIRAAEGEITVIQDADLEYDPAQLPPMCRLIEEGRADVVYGSRFLSHKSETYSVIYLLGNKTLTWLTNLLCGGDFTDSYTCYKAFRTGLLKSFDMRSSGFEIEAEFSVKSAMRKCRFAEVPIVYHCRSRAEGKKINGRDAVKGILAILKFWRQELRRPAS